The proteins below come from a single Papaver somniferum cultivar HN1 chromosome 11, ASM357369v1, whole genome shotgun sequence genomic window:
- the LOC113320083 gene encoding temperature-induced lipocalin-1-like → MASKKEMEVVKDLDIKRYMGRWYEIASFPSRFQPKNGVNTRATYTLQEDGKTVTVLNETWNDGKRGFIQGTAYAADPSSNEAKLKVKFYVPPFLPIIPVVGDYWVLSIDPDYQYALIGQPSRNYLWILCRNTHMDDDVYNELVEKATSEGYDVKKLHKTPQTDPPPEEEGPKDTTGIWWIKSIFGK, encoded by the exons atggcttCAAAAAAagagatggaagttgtgaaaGATTTAGATATCAAGAGATACATGGGTAGATGGTATGAGATAGCATCATTCCCATCAAGATTTCAACCTAAAAATGGCGTAAACACAAGAGCTACATATACATTACAAGAAGATGGTAAAACTGTGACTGTTCTGAATGAGACATGGAATGATGGTAAAAGAGGTTTTATTCAAGGTACTGCTTATGCAGCTGATCCATCTAGTAATGAAGCTAAACTCAAAGTCAAGTTTTATGTTCCTCCTTTTTTACCTATTATCCCCGTTGTTGGTGATTACTGGGTTTTATCCATTGATCCTGATTATCAATATGCTTTGATTGGTCAGCCTAGCAGAAACTATCTATGG ATACTGTGTAGGAATACCCATATGGATGATGATGTATACAATGAGCTAGTGGAGAAGGCAACAAGTGAAGGATACGATGTGAAGAAATTGCACAAAACTCCACAGACAGACCCTCCGCCAGAAGAAGAAGGACCTAAGGATACCACGGGTATATGGTGGATCAAATCCATCTTTGGAAAATGA